A region from the Thermanaeromonas toyohensis ToBE genome encodes:
- a CDS encoding flagellar motor protein translates to MGTACFMDISSIVGLSLAVLALLGAILMEGISLSGMLNLPALVIILGGTIGATMFSFPMREIQRVPALLIKTFTRDKINIDELIDNLVRLAEIARREGLLALETYANQEENPLLRNGLGFAIDGIDPEEIRRVMENEIFQRQRQAKQAAAIFETAGGYAPTMGIIGTVVGLVHVLSNISDVNQLAGSIAVAFLATFYGITSANILWLPIAAKLKAKAAEEVVANQIILDGVLGIVQGKNPRLIRRELEILKLQEKPSPERRREE, encoded by the coding sequence TTGGGCACCGCATGTTTCATGGATATTTCCAGCATCGTTGGTTTGTCCTTAGCTGTACTTGCCCTTCTGGGCGCTATATTGATGGAAGGTATAAGTCTTAGTGGGATGTTAAACTTGCCGGCTTTGGTCATAATCCTGGGCGGTACCATCGGTGCCACCATGTTCTCTTTCCCTATGCGGGAGATCCAACGGGTTCCAGCCCTTCTGATTAAAACCTTTACCCGGGATAAAATCAACATAGATGAACTCATCGATAATCTAGTTCGTTTAGCAGAAATAGCTAGACGCGAGGGACTTTTGGCTTTAGAAACCTATGCCAATCAAGAAGAAAATCCCCTCTTAAGAAATGGCTTGGGGTTCGCCATTGATGGTATAGATCCTGAGGAGATACGCCGGGTCATGGAAAATGAAATTTTCCAACGGCAGCGCCAAGCTAAACAAGCAGCTGCTATCTTTGAAACTGCCGGGGGTTATGCGCCCACCATGGGGATCATAGGTACTGTAGTGGGCCTTGTGCACGTGCTAAGCAATATAAGCGATGTGAATCAACTCGCCGGATCCATCGCGGTAGCTTTCCTAGCCACCTTCTATGGGATTACCAGCGCTAACATCTTATGGCTACCCATTGCAGCCAAACTTAAAGCTAAGGCGGCAGAAGAAGTGGTAGCTAATCAGATAATACTCGATGGCGTCTTAGGTATTGTACAAGGCAAAAATCCGCGTCTTATCCGGAGAGAATTGGAAATACTTAAACTCCAGGAAAAGCCGTCCCCTGAGCGGCGCCGGGAAGAATAA
- a CDS encoding coenzyme F420-0:L-glutamate ligase, translating to MPPITFAAKIPIRTHIITEEDNIVEVAKQYTEGIATSGDVIALAESVVAISQGRAILPENVKPGWLARFLCRFPGKSGSLATPAAMQLAIQEVGRFRILAGCAAAAIGKLLRRKGYFYIVAGRELALIDDIAGTMYPYERHIVLGPREPQKVVQEIKKATGAEAVIADVNDLGCVDILGITNKAYLEAVQEALRDNPFGNEDEQTPIVVLKRVRGPKGY from the coding sequence ATGCCTCCTATTACTTTTGCGGCTAAGATTCCTATCCGTACCCACATTATCACGGAAGAAGATAATATAGTAGAAGTAGCTAAGCAGTATACAGAAGGTATCGCCACTTCAGGGGATGTTATCGCTTTGGCCGAAAGTGTAGTGGCCATTTCCCAGGGCCGGGCTATCCTTCCAGAAAATGTTAAGCCAGGCTGGCTGGCGCGGTTCCTATGCCGCTTCCCAGGAAAATCAGGTAGCCTGGCTACACCGGCAGCCATGCAATTGGCCATCCAGGAAGTAGGCCGGTTTCGCATTCTGGCTGGATGTGCGGCGGCCGCAATAGGTAAGCTCTTGCGCCGCAAGGGGTATTTTTATATAGTAGCAGGAAGGGAACTGGCCCTAATCGATGATATAGCTGGTACCATGTATCCTTACGAGCGGCACATTGTTTTGGGACCCCGGGAGCCCCAGAAGGTGGTCCAGGAGATCAAAAAAGCAACTGGAGCAGAGGCAGTGATTGCTGATGTAAATGATCTAGGATGTGTAGATATCTTGGGCATAACCAACAAAGCTTACCTAGAAGCTGTACAAGAAGCCTTGCGCGATAATCCCTTTGGTAACGAAGACGAGCAAACACCCATTGTAGTGTTAAAACGTGTAAGGGGCCCTAAAGGTTACTAA
- a CDS encoding N-acetylmuramoyl-L-alanine amidase, giving the protein MEELPRFTNIFSRLQIQEEGEDESLIVVEATGPFPFELVAEDPYLYRLKARGKLNMFAGPLEVRDGIVRQVFIQEEGAGEVSFLIHLEVPAEGFATAQGGLPARAIVHISRRPMREFYQGRRVVIDPGHGGPDAGYRGPVNLWGKDVVWTTAQEFATALKHLGVEVVITREGEENPSWEERIKKAGPGTALFLSIHTHGSMDRKVRGAAVRYNPRVKGGEVLGRMVLEAITSKTKVPGRGIEPCHELADLGEIPALLLETVTITNWVDEGILRNPYFHRKLTLATLSAFYHFTFKGQH; this is encoded by the coding sequence ATGGAAGAACTGCCTCGTTTCACTAATATTTTTAGCCGGCTACAAATCCAAGAAGAAGGGGAAGATGAGAGTTTAATAGTGGTAGAAGCCACAGGCCCTTTTCCTTTTGAACTGGTGGCTGAAGATCCTTACCTTTATCGGCTTAAAGCCCGGGGGAAGCTTAATATGTTCGCTGGCCCTTTAGAGGTGCGGGATGGGATCGTAAGGCAAGTGTTCATCCAGGAAGAAGGAGCGGGGGAGGTTAGTTTCCTCATCCATCTAGAGGTTCCGGCTGAAGGTTTTGCCACGGCTCAGGGAGGCTTGCCAGCCAGGGCGATAGTCCACATAAGCCGTAGGCCCATGAGGGAGTTTTATCAAGGCCGCCGGGTAGTTATCGATCCAGGCCACGGCGGTCCAGATGCCGGCTACCGGGGCCCGGTAAACCTTTGGGGGAAGGATGTAGTATGGACTACAGCCCAGGAATTCGCTACTGCTTTAAAACACCTGGGGGTTGAGGTGGTGATAACGAGGGAGGGAGAAGAAAACCCTTCCTGGGAGGAACGAATAAAGAAGGCAGGGCCGGGGACTGCTCTCTTCTTAAGTATACATACCCATGGAAGCATGGATAGGAAGGTGCGTGGCGCAGCTGTAAGATATAATCCCCGGGTTAAAGGAGGAGAAGTTTTAGGCCGCATGGTTTTAGAAGCCATCACCTCTAAAACCAAGGTGCCTGGAAGGGGAATAGAGCCTTGTCATGAACTAGCTGACCTAGGAGAAATCCCCGCCCTTCTTTTGGAAACAGTAACTATCACCAACTGGGTGGACGAGGGTATCCTCCGTAACCCTTACTTCCACCGCAAGTTAACCTTAGCTACTTTGAGCGCTTTTTATCATTTTACATTTAAGGGACAACACTAA
- a CDS encoding OmpA/MotB family protein yields MPSWDKMDPEEGHGGGHETAGIMRWLLTYADLITLLMAFFIVMYAISKVDIVRYQQLVRALAQIFTGGSAMILPELGGGSSVVPPEEPGDPLASLAAGVSEYIAEQGLKNEVFITITEQGVIISFTGSVLFDKGEAKLRPEALPILNKIAALLKTVPNYVGVVGSTDDLPINTLQFPSNWELSVIRATTVIRYLTENAGLEPTRFVALGYGEYHPLFPNTNEENRKKNRRVDIIIYKHNPFVTGNSNRNPAGKSPSP; encoded by the coding sequence TTGCCTTCCTGGGACAAGATGGATCCAGAGGAGGGCCATGGTGGGGGACACGAAACAGCTGGCATCATGCGCTGGCTCTTGACTTACGCCGATCTGATTACCCTCCTCATGGCTTTCTTCATCGTAATGTATGCCATTTCTAAAGTAGATATAGTACGATACCAGCAGCTTGTTCGGGCCCTAGCCCAAATTTTTACCGGGGGTTCGGCTATGATTTTGCCTGAACTAGGCGGTGGTTCCTCGGTAGTCCCACCTGAGGAGCCTGGTGACCCCCTCGCTTCCCTAGCCGCAGGGGTAAGCGAATACATCGCTGAGCAGGGGCTTAAAAATGAAGTCTTCATTACCATAACTGAACAGGGAGTTATAATAAGCTTCACCGGCTCTGTCCTCTTCGATAAAGGAGAAGCCAAGCTTCGACCGGAGGCCCTTCCTATTTTAAATAAAATCGCAGCCCTTTTAAAAACAGTACCCAACTACGTGGGCGTTGTGGGCTCTACCGACGATTTGCCCATCAATACCCTTCAGTTTCCTAGTAACTGGGAACTTTCCGTCATCAGAGCCACCACCGTAATACGTTACCTCACGGAAAATGCGGGCCTGGAACCTACCCGCTTTGTAGCCTTAGGTTATGGAGAATACCATCCCCTCTTTCCTAACACTAACGAGGAAAACCGTAAAAAGAACAGGCGCGTGGATATTATTATCTACAAGCATAATCCCTTCGTAACTGGTAATTCAAACCGAAATCCTGCAGGTAAGTCTCCCTCACCTTAA